From Echeneis naucrates chromosome 7, fEcheNa1.1, whole genome shotgun sequence, one genomic window encodes:
- the lhfpl5b gene encoding LHFPL tetraspan subfamily member 5b: MDLLPAQEAAKIYHTNYVRNSRAIGVMWAVFTMCFGIITVVVFIQPFWIGDSVNTPQAGYFGLFHYCIGNALTSELICKGSVLDFSSIPSPAFRTAMFFVGTSMLLVVGTMVCFSMFFFCNAGNVYKICAWMQLASAVLMVMGCMIYPDGWDAPEVKRMCGQRTDKYNLGNCTVRWAYILAIISILDALLLALLSFTLGNRQDKLLPDNFQVEGAGEG, encoded by the exons ATGGATCTGCTTCCAGCCCAGGAGGCCGCTAAAATCTACCACACCAACTATGTGAGGAACTCCCGTGCCATCGGCGTCATGTGGGCCGTGTTCACCATGTGCTTCGGCATCATCACCGTGGTGGTCTTCATCCAGCCCTTCTGGATCGGGGACAGCGTGAACACCCCCCAGGCCGGATACTTCGGCCTCTTCCACTACTGCATCGGCAACGCGCTCACCTCGGAGTTAATCTGTAAAGGCAGCGTCCTGGACTTCAGCTCCATCCCGTCCCCCGCCTTCAGGACCGCCATGTTCTTCGTCGGGACCTCCATGCTGCTGGTCGTTGGCACCATGGTCTGTTTCAGCATGTTCTTCTTCTGCAACGCCGGGAACGTCTATAAGATCTGTGCCTGGATGCAGCTGGCCtcag CTGTGTTGATGGTAATGGGATGCATGATCTACCCGGATGGCTGGGACGCTCCAGAGGTAAAGAGGATGTGTGGCCAGAGGACGGATAAGTACAACCTGGGGAACTGCACTGTGCGCTGGGCTTACATCCTGGCTATCATCAGCATCCTGGATGCCCTGCTGCTGGCACTGCTGTCCTTCACTCTTGGCAACCGGCAGGACAAACTGCTGCCGGACAACTTCCAGGTGGAAGGAGCAGGTGAGGGCTAA
- the srpk1a gene encoding SRSF protein kinase 1a isoform X2 — protein sequence MERKVLALQARKKRAKAKKTSKKQPANPRSRQQPQLEASPQEPEEPEEILGSDDEEQEDPNDYCKGGYHHVKVGDLYNGKYHVIRKLGWGHFSTVWLAWDIQVKRFVAMKVVKSAEHYTETAVDEIKLLRSVRNSDPDDPKREMVVQLLDDFKISGVNGTHVCMVFEVLGHHLLKWIIKSNYQGLPLACVKSIIRQVLQGLDYLHTKCQIIHTDIKPENILMSVVEPYVRKLAAEATEWQKAGAPPPSGSAISTAPAPKQAVKMSKNKKKKLKKKQKRQAELLEKCIMDLEEMEKTTETREEEEEEDEDPQSPKGRVCAPLRQVSLQELGNGGRGESNVHADLVRMGPDELSEVNCNGHVEMEQRQSQWRDEDQHNGNAEPSKKCASQEEQFNESPVQPIPNGVDSAKLNELDNEPEGRGAHSSGVFERHLPSELEEGELERSILQEGEDGPDCQYRTQENLRNGKLTAGSLLVNPLEPLNADKIKVKIADLGNACWVHKHFTEDIQTRQYRSLEVLIGAGYSTPADIWSTACMAFELATGDYLFEPHSGEDYSRDEDHLALMIELLGKIPRHYALSGKYSQEYFTKRGDLKHITKLKPWGLLEVLIDKYEWPREEAECFTDFLHPMLELIPEKRATAAECLRHPWLAL from the exons ATGGAGAGGAAAG TTTTGGCACTCCAGGCGAGGAAGAAGAGGGCGAAAGCAAAGAAGACCAGCAAAAA GCAGCCAGCCAATCCCAGATCTCGTCAGCAGCCCCAGCTAGAAGCCTCACCCCAGGAGCCTGAGGAACCCGAAGAGATTCTTGGCTCTGATGATGAGGAACAGGAGGATCCTAATGACTACTGCAAAG GTGGCTACCACCACGTGAAAGTCGGAGACCTTTATAACGGAAAATACCATGTTATTCGAAAACTAGGCTGGGGACACTTCTCCACTGTGTGGCTTGCCTGGGACATCCA GGTGAAGAGGTTTGTAGCAATGAAGGTGGTGAAGAGTGCAGAGCACTACACAGAGACAGCAGTTGATGAAATAAAACTCCTCAGATCT GTAAGAAACTCAGACCCAGATGACCCCAAGAGGGAGATGGTGGTCCAGCTGCTAGATGACTTCAAGATCTCTGGTGTTAATGGGACTC ATGTCTGCATGGTGTTTGAGGTGCTGGGGCATCACTTATTAAAGTGGATAATAAAGTCGAATTACCAAGGCTTGCCCCTTGCCTGTGTGAAGAGCATCATCAGACAG gtCCTCCAAGGTCTTGACTACCTGCACACAAAGTGTCAGATCATCCACACAGACATTAAGCCAGAGAATATTCTGATGAGTGTTGTTGAGCCCTATGTCCGTAAACTCGCAGCAGAGGCCACTGAGTGGCAGAAGGCTGGGGCACCTCCTCCTTCTGGTTCTGCAA taagCACAGCGCCTGCTCCCAAACAG GCAGTAAAAATGTccaagaacaagaagaagaaattaaaaaagaaacagaaacgtCAGGCAGAGCTTTTGGAAAAGTGCATCATGGACctggaggaaatggaaaagaccACAGAGACacgagaggaggaggaagaagaagatgaggatcCACAGTCTCCAAAGGGACGAGTGTGTGCTCCTCTGAGACAGGTGTCACTGCAGGAGCTCGGAAACGGGGGAAGAGGGG AGAGCAATGTGCATGCAGATCTCGTGAGGATGGGACCAGATGAGCTGTCTGAAGTGAACTGTAATGGCCATGTAGAGATGGAGCAGAGACAATCTCAGTGGAGGGATGAAGACCAACACAATGGCAATGCAGAGCCCTCGAAGAAATGTGCCAGTCAGGAGGAACAATTCAACGAGTCTCCTGTTCAGCCTATCCCCAATGGCGTGGACTCTGCCAAACTCAATGAGCTGGACAATGAGCCTGAGGGCAGGGGTGCTCACAGCAGTGGAGTTTTTGAGAGACACCTTCCTTCTGAGCTTGAGGAGGGAGAGCTGGAGAGAAGCATTTTGCAGGAAGGAGAGGATGGACCAGACTGTCAATATAGAACCCAGGAAAACCTGAGAAATG GAAAGCTAACAGCAGGATCCCTGCTAGTTAACCCCCTTGAGCCACTCAATGCAGACAAGATCAAGGTTAAGATTGCGGACTTGGGAAATGCTTGTTGGGTG CACAAGCATTTTACAGAAGACATACAGACACGGCAGTACCGGTCCTTAGAGGTGCTCATTGGTGCAGGATACAGCACACCAGCTGATATATGGAGCACAGCCTGCATG GCCTTTGAGCTTGCTACAGGGGACTACTTGTTTGAACCACATTCTGGGGAAGATTATTCCAGGGATGAAG ACCATCTTGCTCTCATGATTGAGTTGCTTGGTAAAATCCCTCGTCACTATGCTCTGAGTGGGAAATACTCACAGGAATACTTCACCAAGAGAG GCGACTTGAAACACATCACAAAGTTGAAGCCGTGGGGACTGTTGGAGGTGCTCATCGACAAGTACGAGTGGCCCCGTGAAGAAGCTGAGTGCTTCACTGACTTCCTGCATCCCATGCTGGAGCTGATCCCTGAGAAAAGAGCCACAGCTGCAGAGTGCTTGCGTCACCCATGGCTCGCCCTCTAG
- the srpk1a gene encoding SRSF protein kinase 1a isoform X3 encodes MERKVLALQARKKRAKAKKTSKKQPANPRSRQQPQLEASPQEPEEPEEILGSDDEEQEDPNDYCKGGYHHVKVGDLYNGKYHVIRKLGWGHFSTVWLAWDIQVKRFVAMKVVKSAEHYTETAVDEIKLLRSVRNSDPDDPKREMVVQLLDDFKISGVNGTHVCMVFEVLGHHLLKWIIKSNYQGLPLACVKSIIRQVLQGLDYLHTKCQIIHTDIKPENILMSVVEPYVRKLAAEATEWQKAGAPPPSGSAISTAPAPKQAVKMSKNKKKKLKKKQKRQAELLEKCIMDLEEMEKTTETREEEEEEDEDPQSPKGRVCAPLRQVSLQELGNGGRGESNVHADLVRMGPDELSEVNCNGHVEMEQRQSQWRDEDQHNGNAEPSKKCASQEEQFNESPVQPIPNGVDSAKLNELDNEPEGRGAHSSGVFERHLPSELEEGELERSILQEGEDGPDCQYRTQENLRNGKLTAGSLLVNPLEPLNADKIKVKIADLGNACWVHKHFTEDIQTRQYRSLEVLIGAGYSTPADIWSTACMAFELATGDYLFEPHSGEDYSRDEDHIALIIELLGTVPRKLIMTGKYSKDFFTKKGDLKHITKLKPWGLLEVLIDKYEWPREEAECFTDFLHPMLELIPEKRATAAECLRHPWLAL; translated from the exons ATGGAGAGGAAAG TTTTGGCACTCCAGGCGAGGAAGAAGAGGGCGAAAGCAAAGAAGACCAGCAAAAA GCAGCCAGCCAATCCCAGATCTCGTCAGCAGCCCCAGCTAGAAGCCTCACCCCAGGAGCCTGAGGAACCCGAAGAGATTCTTGGCTCTGATGATGAGGAACAGGAGGATCCTAATGACTACTGCAAAG GTGGCTACCACCACGTGAAAGTCGGAGACCTTTATAACGGAAAATACCATGTTATTCGAAAACTAGGCTGGGGACACTTCTCCACTGTGTGGCTTGCCTGGGACATCCA GGTGAAGAGGTTTGTAGCAATGAAGGTGGTGAAGAGTGCAGAGCACTACACAGAGACAGCAGTTGATGAAATAAAACTCCTCAGATCT GTAAGAAACTCAGACCCAGATGACCCCAAGAGGGAGATGGTGGTCCAGCTGCTAGATGACTTCAAGATCTCTGGTGTTAATGGGACTC ATGTCTGCATGGTGTTTGAGGTGCTGGGGCATCACTTATTAAAGTGGATAATAAAGTCGAATTACCAAGGCTTGCCCCTTGCCTGTGTGAAGAGCATCATCAGACAG gtCCTCCAAGGTCTTGACTACCTGCACACAAAGTGTCAGATCATCCACACAGACATTAAGCCAGAGAATATTCTGATGAGTGTTGTTGAGCCCTATGTCCGTAAACTCGCAGCAGAGGCCACTGAGTGGCAGAAGGCTGGGGCACCTCCTCCTTCTGGTTCTGCAA taagCACAGCGCCTGCTCCCAAACAG GCAGTAAAAATGTccaagaacaagaagaagaaattaaaaaagaaacagaaacgtCAGGCAGAGCTTTTGGAAAAGTGCATCATGGACctggaggaaatggaaaagaccACAGAGACacgagaggaggaggaagaagaagatgaggatcCACAGTCTCCAAAGGGACGAGTGTGTGCTCCTCTGAGACAGGTGTCACTGCAGGAGCTCGGAAACGGGGGAAGAGGGG AGAGCAATGTGCATGCAGATCTCGTGAGGATGGGACCAGATGAGCTGTCTGAAGTGAACTGTAATGGCCATGTAGAGATGGAGCAGAGACAATCTCAGTGGAGGGATGAAGACCAACACAATGGCAATGCAGAGCCCTCGAAGAAATGTGCCAGTCAGGAGGAACAATTCAACGAGTCTCCTGTTCAGCCTATCCCCAATGGCGTGGACTCTGCCAAACTCAATGAGCTGGACAATGAGCCTGAGGGCAGGGGTGCTCACAGCAGTGGAGTTTTTGAGAGACACCTTCCTTCTGAGCTTGAGGAGGGAGAGCTGGAGAGAAGCATTTTGCAGGAAGGAGAGGATGGACCAGACTGTCAATATAGAACCCAGGAAAACCTGAGAAATG GAAAGCTAACAGCAGGATCCCTGCTAGTTAACCCCCTTGAGCCACTCAATGCAGACAAGATCAAGGTTAAGATTGCGGACTTGGGAAATGCTTGTTGGGTG CACAAGCATTTTACAGAAGACATACAGACACGGCAGTACCGGTCCTTAGAGGTGCTCATTGGTGCAGGATACAGCACACCAGCTGATATATGGAGCACAGCCTGCATG GCCTTTGAGCTTGCTACAGGGGACTACTTGTTTGAACCACATTCTGGGGAAGATTATTCCAGGGATGAAG ACCATATAGCACTGATCATTGAGCTGCTGGGGACTGTCCCACGCAAACTCATAATGACCGGCAAATATTCCAAGGATTTTTTCACCAagaaag GCGACTTGAAACACATCACAAAGTTGAAGCCGTGGGGACTGTTGGAGGTGCTCATCGACAAGTACGAGTGGCCCCGTGAAGAAGCTGAGTGCTTCACTGACTTCCTGCATCCCATGCTGGAGCTGATCCCTGAGAAAAGAGCCACAGCTGCAGAGTGCTTGCGTCACCCATGGCTCGCCCTCTAG
- the srpk1a gene encoding SRSF protein kinase 1a isoform X1 gives MERKVLALQARKKRAKAKKTSKKQPANPRSRQQPQLEASPQEPEEPEEILGSDDEEQEDPNDYCKGGYHHVKVGDLYNGKYHVIRKLGWGHFSTVWLAWDIQVKRFVAMKVVKSAEHYTETAVDEIKLLRSVRNSDPDDPKREMVVQLLDDFKISGVNGTHVCMVFEVLGHHLLKWIIKSNYQGLPLACVKSIIRQVLQGLDYLHTKCQIIHTDIKPENILMSVVEPYVRKLAAEATEWQKAGAPPPSGSAISTAPAPKQAVKMSKNKKKKLKKKQKRQAELLEKCIMDLEEMEKTTETREEEEEEDEDPQSPKGRVCAPLRQVSLQELGNGGRGESNVHADLVRMGPDELSEVNCNGHVEMEQRQSQWRDEDQHNGNAEPSKKCASQEEQFNESPVQPIPNGVDSAKLNELDNEPEGRGAHSSGVFERHLPSELEEGELERSILQEGEDGPDCQYRTQENLRNGKLTAGSLLVNPLEPLNADKIKVKIADLGNACWVHKHFTEDIQTRQYRSLEVLIGAGYSTPADIWSTACMAFELATGDYLFEPHSGEDYSRDEDHIALIIELLGTVPRKLIMTGKYSKDFFTKKGKTKIVTVRCFSVSIFSLLNNNFSQLKLSWVKTFYTLTLDIKNISVWGKHKSFNIFFVSWTY, from the exons ATGGAGAGGAAAG TTTTGGCACTCCAGGCGAGGAAGAAGAGGGCGAAAGCAAAGAAGACCAGCAAAAA GCAGCCAGCCAATCCCAGATCTCGTCAGCAGCCCCAGCTAGAAGCCTCACCCCAGGAGCCTGAGGAACCCGAAGAGATTCTTGGCTCTGATGATGAGGAACAGGAGGATCCTAATGACTACTGCAAAG GTGGCTACCACCACGTGAAAGTCGGAGACCTTTATAACGGAAAATACCATGTTATTCGAAAACTAGGCTGGGGACACTTCTCCACTGTGTGGCTTGCCTGGGACATCCA GGTGAAGAGGTTTGTAGCAATGAAGGTGGTGAAGAGTGCAGAGCACTACACAGAGACAGCAGTTGATGAAATAAAACTCCTCAGATCT GTAAGAAACTCAGACCCAGATGACCCCAAGAGGGAGATGGTGGTCCAGCTGCTAGATGACTTCAAGATCTCTGGTGTTAATGGGACTC ATGTCTGCATGGTGTTTGAGGTGCTGGGGCATCACTTATTAAAGTGGATAATAAAGTCGAATTACCAAGGCTTGCCCCTTGCCTGTGTGAAGAGCATCATCAGACAG gtCCTCCAAGGTCTTGACTACCTGCACACAAAGTGTCAGATCATCCACACAGACATTAAGCCAGAGAATATTCTGATGAGTGTTGTTGAGCCCTATGTCCGTAAACTCGCAGCAGAGGCCACTGAGTGGCAGAAGGCTGGGGCACCTCCTCCTTCTGGTTCTGCAA taagCACAGCGCCTGCTCCCAAACAG GCAGTAAAAATGTccaagaacaagaagaagaaattaaaaaagaaacagaaacgtCAGGCAGAGCTTTTGGAAAAGTGCATCATGGACctggaggaaatggaaaagaccACAGAGACacgagaggaggaggaagaagaagatgaggatcCACAGTCTCCAAAGGGACGAGTGTGTGCTCCTCTGAGACAGGTGTCACTGCAGGAGCTCGGAAACGGGGGAAGAGGGG AGAGCAATGTGCATGCAGATCTCGTGAGGATGGGACCAGATGAGCTGTCTGAAGTGAACTGTAATGGCCATGTAGAGATGGAGCAGAGACAATCTCAGTGGAGGGATGAAGACCAACACAATGGCAATGCAGAGCCCTCGAAGAAATGTGCCAGTCAGGAGGAACAATTCAACGAGTCTCCTGTTCAGCCTATCCCCAATGGCGTGGACTCTGCCAAACTCAATGAGCTGGACAATGAGCCTGAGGGCAGGGGTGCTCACAGCAGTGGAGTTTTTGAGAGACACCTTCCTTCTGAGCTTGAGGAGGGAGAGCTGGAGAGAAGCATTTTGCAGGAAGGAGAGGATGGACCAGACTGTCAATATAGAACCCAGGAAAACCTGAGAAATG GAAAGCTAACAGCAGGATCCCTGCTAGTTAACCCCCTTGAGCCACTCAATGCAGACAAGATCAAGGTTAAGATTGCGGACTTGGGAAATGCTTGTTGGGTG CACAAGCATTTTACAGAAGACATACAGACACGGCAGTACCGGTCCTTAGAGGTGCTCATTGGTGCAGGATACAGCACACCAGCTGATATATGGAGCACAGCCTGCATG GCCTTTGAGCTTGCTACAGGGGACTACTTGTTTGAACCACATTCTGGGGAAGATTATTCCAGGGATGAAG ACCATATAGCACTGATCATTGAGCTGCTGGGGACTGTCCCACGCAAACTCATAATGACCGGCAAATATTCCAAGGATTTTTTCACCAagaaaggtaaaacaaaaattgtCACGGTTAGATGCTTTTCAGTGAGTATTTTCAGTTTGCTCAATAACAACTTCAGTCAACTTAAATTATCGTGGGTAAAAACCTTTTACACATTAACTttagacattaaaaatatttctgtttggGGAAAACACAAGagtttcaatattttctttgtttcatggACTTATTGA
- the srpk1a gene encoding SRSF protein kinase 1a isoform X4 has translation MERKVLALQARKKRAKAKKTSKKQPANPRSRQQPQLEASPQEPEEPEEILGSDDEEQEDPNDYCKGGYHHVKVGDLYNGKYHVIRKLGWGHFSTVWLAWDIQVKRFVAMKVVKSAEHYTETAVDEIKLLRSVRNSDPDDPKREMVVQLLDDFKISGVNGTHVCMVFEVLGHHLLKWIIKSNYQGLPLACVKSIIRQVLQGLDYLHTKCQIIHTDIKPENILMSVVEPYVRKLAAEATEWQKAGAPPPSGSAISTAPAPKQAVKMSKNKKKKLKKKQKRQAELLEKCIMDLEEMEKTTETREEEEEEDEDPQSPKGRVCAPLRQVSLQELGNGGRGESNVHADLVRMGPDELSEVNCNGHVEMEQRQSQWRDEDQHNGNAEPSKKCASQEEQFNESPVQPIPNGVDSAKLNELDNEPEGRGAHSSGVFERHLPSELEEGELERSILQEGEDGPDCQYRTQENLRNGKLTAGSLLVNPLEPLNADKIKVKIADLGNACWVHKHFTEDIQTRQYRSLEVLIGAGYSTPADIWSTACMAFELATGDYLFEPHSGEDYSRDEDHLALMIELLGKIPRHYALSGKYSQEYFTKRGMQPLCLWPAVGAVMDGLEKGQDFSQFIQFYQSCWFAQTTRQKSQ, from the exons ATGGAGAGGAAAG TTTTGGCACTCCAGGCGAGGAAGAAGAGGGCGAAAGCAAAGAAGACCAGCAAAAA GCAGCCAGCCAATCCCAGATCTCGTCAGCAGCCCCAGCTAGAAGCCTCACCCCAGGAGCCTGAGGAACCCGAAGAGATTCTTGGCTCTGATGATGAGGAACAGGAGGATCCTAATGACTACTGCAAAG GTGGCTACCACCACGTGAAAGTCGGAGACCTTTATAACGGAAAATACCATGTTATTCGAAAACTAGGCTGGGGACACTTCTCCACTGTGTGGCTTGCCTGGGACATCCA GGTGAAGAGGTTTGTAGCAATGAAGGTGGTGAAGAGTGCAGAGCACTACACAGAGACAGCAGTTGATGAAATAAAACTCCTCAGATCT GTAAGAAACTCAGACCCAGATGACCCCAAGAGGGAGATGGTGGTCCAGCTGCTAGATGACTTCAAGATCTCTGGTGTTAATGGGACTC ATGTCTGCATGGTGTTTGAGGTGCTGGGGCATCACTTATTAAAGTGGATAATAAAGTCGAATTACCAAGGCTTGCCCCTTGCCTGTGTGAAGAGCATCATCAGACAG gtCCTCCAAGGTCTTGACTACCTGCACACAAAGTGTCAGATCATCCACACAGACATTAAGCCAGAGAATATTCTGATGAGTGTTGTTGAGCCCTATGTCCGTAAACTCGCAGCAGAGGCCACTGAGTGGCAGAAGGCTGGGGCACCTCCTCCTTCTGGTTCTGCAA taagCACAGCGCCTGCTCCCAAACAG GCAGTAAAAATGTccaagaacaagaagaagaaattaaaaaagaaacagaaacgtCAGGCAGAGCTTTTGGAAAAGTGCATCATGGACctggaggaaatggaaaagaccACAGAGACacgagaggaggaggaagaagaagatgaggatcCACAGTCTCCAAAGGGACGAGTGTGTGCTCCTCTGAGACAGGTGTCACTGCAGGAGCTCGGAAACGGGGGAAGAGGGG AGAGCAATGTGCATGCAGATCTCGTGAGGATGGGACCAGATGAGCTGTCTGAAGTGAACTGTAATGGCCATGTAGAGATGGAGCAGAGACAATCTCAGTGGAGGGATGAAGACCAACACAATGGCAATGCAGAGCCCTCGAAGAAATGTGCCAGTCAGGAGGAACAATTCAACGAGTCTCCTGTTCAGCCTATCCCCAATGGCGTGGACTCTGCCAAACTCAATGAGCTGGACAATGAGCCTGAGGGCAGGGGTGCTCACAGCAGTGGAGTTTTTGAGAGACACCTTCCTTCTGAGCTTGAGGAGGGAGAGCTGGAGAGAAGCATTTTGCAGGAAGGAGAGGATGGACCAGACTGTCAATATAGAACCCAGGAAAACCTGAGAAATG GAAAGCTAACAGCAGGATCCCTGCTAGTTAACCCCCTTGAGCCACTCAATGCAGACAAGATCAAGGTTAAGATTGCGGACTTGGGAAATGCTTGTTGGGTG CACAAGCATTTTACAGAAGACATACAGACACGGCAGTACCGGTCCTTAGAGGTGCTCATTGGTGCAGGATACAGCACACCAGCTGATATATGGAGCACAGCCTGCATG GCCTTTGAGCTTGCTACAGGGGACTACTTGTTTGAACCACATTCTGGGGAAGATTATTCCAGGGATGAAG ACCATCTTGCTCTCATGATTGAGTTGCTTGGTAAAATCCCTCGTCACTATGCTCTGAGTGGGAAATACTCACAGGAATACTTCACCAAGAGAGGTATGCAACCCCTCTGTCTGTGGCCCGCTGTGGGAGCAGTGATGGACGGCTTGGAGAAGGGTCAAGATTTCTCTCAGTTCATTCAGTTCTACCAAAGCTGTTGGTTTGCACAGACCACCAGGCAAAAAAGTCAGTAA